CTGACTGTAGCGTTCAGGTTCTTCCTGGCGCTTCCCCACATCATCCTCGTGGGCGGCCCGGTGGCCGGTATCGGTCTGGCGAGCTGGAGTACCGAGGAGGGAATGAGCTGGGGCTGGAGCTCCGGCAGCGGCCTGCTGGGAGTGGTCGCGGCATTTGCCGCAGTCGTCGCCTGGTTCTTCATCCTGTTCACACGCGAGCATCCCGACGGCCTGTGGAAGCTCACGGCGTTCTACCTCCGCTGGCGTGTCCGCGCGATCGCTTACGTCACGCTCCTGCGCGATGAGTATCCGCCGTTCGGCGACGAGCCGTACCCGGCGGAGCTGGTGCTGCCGCGCCCGGACGCGCCACGTAACCGCCTGACCGTTTTCTTTCGCTTCTTCCTCGCGATCCCGCACCTGTGCGTGCTGTGGCTGCTCGGCGTGGCGTGGGGACTGACGACCGCCATCGCATGGGTCGTCATCCTGTTCACCGGGCGCTATCCCGAAACGCTGTACGGCTTCGCGATCGGCGTGCTGGCCTGGGACATCCGTGTCGAGTCCTACCTGCTGCTGATGCGTGACGAGTATCCGCCGTTCACGCTGCGCGTCTGATGCCTGAGGGTCGCCTTCGGGCGGCCCTCACAGGGATCAGAATCGTATGGCGTAGCCGATCGTCACGCCGCCGTCGACGGAGGGGCCACCGCGTATGGAGTTCAGCGGCACGGCCGCCCACTGCTCGCCGCGCGAGAGGAGG
The sequence above is drawn from the Longimicrobiales bacterium genome and encodes:
- a CDS encoding DUF4389 domain-containing protein, translating into MDTPDEGLEQTPTYPVTVAIPAATEDRNRLTVAFRFFLALPHIILVGGPVAGIGLASWSTEEGMSWGWSSGSGLLGVVAAFAAVVAWFFILFTREHPDGLWKLTAFYLRWRVRAIAYVTLLRDEYPPFGDEPYPAELVLPRPDAPRNRLTVFFRFFLAIPHLCVLWLLGVAWGLTTAIAWVVILFTGRYPETLYGFAIGVLAWDIRVESYLLLMRDEYPPFTLRV